The genomic segment CGGGTGCGGACGCTGCTGGCGACGCTGCACCGCCGCGGGGACACCGGGTCCCCGAAGGTGATGCGCAAACTGGTGCGAGAGCTCCTGCACGCAGCATCCGATGCTGGCGACCGCGTCGACGCTGATCAGCAGGAGCAGATCGACGTCTGGAAGACGCGCGCTGGCATCGGCTGGCCGCTGGCGCAGGCCGCCCGCCCCGCCCCTGCACTGGGGGTGCCGCAGGCGGTGCGGCACCAGCAGGTGGCCCGCCGGTACTGGATCAAGAAGAATTGCCCGCGCTGCGGAGCCGTGGTGGGCAAGAACTGTGTCACCAACGCCCGGACCGGTACAGGCGCCGTGTCGAAGAGCCCCCACTACGAGCGGATCGAGCCCATCCTGGCGGACCGCCAGGCCAAAGCGGACCGACGCTGGCGGGCACCAGGGGCGTACGACATCGCCTGCCCCGACTGCGGAAAACCGCCCGGCGCACGCTGCACCTCACCGAGCGGCGGCGTACACCGATCGAGGGCCGAACGGGCGCAGAGGCAAGCCGGTGAGGAGTCGGCATGAGCCACGGTGAGGACGCACAGGTCACTAGTGTCCTCGGATGACCAGCCGGCCCCGATCGAGACGGCCCGCGTCCAGCGTCGCCGTAAAGCCGAGGTCACCCGCGCCCTCGTGATGCGGCGGGCGCGTGCCGAGCGAGCGGCCCGGCAGGACAGGCCTGTGGCGGGACAACTCGACAACACCCCTTCATGGGACGCTATCCAAGTCACAAGGCTCCAGGTCAGAAGCCGTGTTGAGCCCGGCGTAGCAAGGCGAGTAGTACTTCAGTGCAGGTCGTGGGCATCGAATGCTGTGCGGAGACGTTCGAATCGGCCTCCGGAGCGGTGCGTCGGTCTGGGTCATTGGACATGCTTCGATGCGTAGTCGACGAAGGCTTCGATGGCCTCTTTGGCCGTCCCGTTCAGCCGATCCCGCGCTTCAGCATCCTGCTCGGCATTGTGTATGTCCCGCGTACGGTCCAGAGCTGCCCGCGCGAGGGTCACCAGGGAGTCGTCGTCGGTGACCAGCTTGAGGCGGTAGAACGCTTGGCGCGCGGTCGTCCGCAGACGGTGGCCCTCGTGGTATGCCCTCTTGTACGCCTCCTCGTCATTCCGCCGCTTGTGGAAGAAACGTTCGGCTTGGCCCCACCTGAAATCCTCAATCGCGGCCGCGAAGGCGGTGTACGCGGCGATCCGCTCATCGCGCAACGTCTGTTGCTTCGCCGCGAGTCGCTGAAACGGATAGGTGGCAACAGCGCCCAACAGCGTGCCTGCCACTGCCACAACGCTCGTCCATATCGGCTCCATGGCCACATCCGAGCACAGGCGCCGCTGTGCGTCGGGGATCTCAGCCTTTTCTTCACTCCAGGCCAAAACGTTCAGGCAAGCGTCCCCACCACCAGCGCGGCCGTCACCGTCACCACCGCGACCGGCAGCATGACCGCGCGCAGCCAGTTCAACCGGCCAACAGGATCGAGACCTTCACCCGATGACGCAGGCCGCTGACCATCCTGCCGGGCAAGTCGTCTCCAACAGTCTTCACCAGCGTCGTCCAACCAGTAGGCACCCGTCAGCTGGGCGAACACCACATCGCTTCTGTCATCCCTCATCAGGCTCATGCCTGGGACAACGACGAATCCCGCGCTGCGCTACCGCCACCCTCGAACCGAGAAGGCAAGCGCCCCCAACAACGTCCCAACTGTCACTCGCTGCAGACGCACAACGGCTTCTGGCGCTCGCCGACCGAATCGTCGGCGTCACCTTCTCCCTGCACGAGGCCCCCGCCCGGGCTGACCGCGACGCTTGCGCCGACGCGGCCCAGGCCGCGCACAACGCCTTCGTCGCCGCCGTCGGCCCGCTCGTGTGAGCCTGACCTCTCGGGAACGCCCTGCAAAAGGGGCGTGGTCAGAAGCTGTTCGGCGCGGCCGGGTCGAAGAGGTGGGGGCGTGCCGCGGGTCCGCTTCCGCCCAGCGCGTGGGCGGCTGGACGGAAGCGGGGCGGTCCCCTTCGGTCGTTCTTCAGCACAAGGGGGCCGCAGGCCTTCCAGACAGGAAGGTGTGACGCCGGGGGAGGCGTCCGTGTTCTATGGTGCGCGATCCCGTCGGCGTCGCAACGAGAAGTACGGTTTCGCCACCAAAAGCGTTCATTCAGCCAAGATTTGCTACTGCTGGTGACTGTCATGGAGTAACGGACGGAAAGCGTCTGGCGGGTGACGCGGTGTCATTGTTCCGCAATCTCATGATCACGTTGAGTGGTGTGCGCCCGGCGCAGCATGCTGTCGTGCAACTCCTCCGCGGGCGCATCAGCACCGCCCCGGAGGAGCCTTTCCAGACGCTCGTATCTTTCCGGGAAGGTGACATGACAAGCAAGCAAGTGATGATCGTGGCCGTGCTGGCGGCGGTCCTCACGTGGAGCGCGGTGATGACCGCGCTGGGGCAACTTGCGGCCGTGGCCGCGCTACTGCCTTCGCTCGGGCTCCTTATCCAGCAGATCGTTTCGGTGTTCATCGGTGCGGAGGTGCGCTCCGGCGCGGCCCAGGGCAGCCGGCGGCGTCGCTTACGGCAGCGGCCGGCGGAGGCTTCGCCGGCCGGGAGTGAGGAGCCAGCACGGTGAAACTGCCCGAGCAGCCCGGAGGGGATCCTCCTCAACGTCGCGGCCGCCCACCGGAGCCGATCTGTGAGAGTGCCGGTCTGGCGCACCGGACGTGGCTGGAGCCCGTCCGTAGCCGGCTCGTCGCGAGCGGCCTGACGCTCGACGACCTGGTCAGCCGCTCCGGTTATTCCAAGGCCCGCCTGTCGGAACTCCTGCGAGGCAAGGGCTACTACCCCGGCTGGGAGATCACCTACAGCGTGGTCCGTGCGCTGGAGATCCCCGTCGGCCCGCTGCTGAGGCTGTGGAAGGCGGCCGCCGTGGAGGCCGACAAGAACACGGCATGGATCCGTAGCCGGATCCGTGATGTGCGCACCGACGTGGTGGAGGAACCGCCCGTCGCCCACCTGGGACTCACCCAGGCCATGTGGCGGCCCTACACCGCCTACGCGCAGGTCTTCCTCCAGTCCGAGCCCCGGGCGCGGCAGGCGGTGGGGGAGACCTTCGACATCCTCTGGCTCACCTGGGACCAGGCGACGGCCAG from the Streptomyces davaonensis JCM 4913 genome contains:
- a CDS encoding transcriptional regulator, giving the protein MKLPEQPGGDPPQRRGRPPEPICESAGLAHRTWLEPVRSRLVASGLTLDDLVSRSGYSKARLSELLRGKGYYPGWEITYSVVRALEIPVGPLLRLWKAAAVEADKNTAWIRSRIRDVRTDVVEEPPVAHLGLTQAMWRPYTAYAQVFLQSEPRARQAVGETFDILWLTWDQATASPDTPRHAWQLLRSTVLSRTPRRPAGHPDLRAAAFCTTAQAEAGDLGERLARIDIHARFFDAIARLPADQMDITVLRYLCGIAPGAIPGIVGLSPAITHTLDHHARGALNELFPDTDPQE